In Mariprofundus sp. NF, the sequence AGGCGATAACAATCACTCCGGTGCCAATCCACTGCAGGTTAGGTAGATTCTCCCACTCCCATGCCCAGGGCAAAAGTAATCCGAAGATAACTGCCAGAATAGCGCCAAGCATCAAACCAAACTGGCGTAACCCCTTGGTATCGAGTTCAGGAATTTCGTGATGTGACATAATCGCTCCTAATATAAAAACGTCTGTAAATAAAAATGGATGCCCAGTTTATCAGTCCAGCTCGAACTCATCCTTCCAGTCATCACTGTTTTCCCACTCCGGCTGATCTGGCTTGGCAAGTAGATAGTTCTCAATAACCAGATAGTCCATTTCAGTACGCATGAAGCAACGATAAGCGTCTTCAGGGGTATTCACAATTGGCTCACCGCGGACATTAAATGAGGTATTAACCAGAACAGCACAACCAGTGCGCTTATCAAATTCATTAAGAAGCTGGTGAAGTTGCGGATTAGTCTCCTCATGGACTGTCTGAAGACGTGCAGAGTAATCCACATGGGTAATTGCTGGTAGCTCTGATCGTGGTACATTCAGCTGTTCAATGCCAAATAAATTTTTCTGCTCATCTGTCATTGGCAGGCGAATCTCATCTCTTACCGGAGCGACAATTAACATATACGGGCTCTTGCCATCATGTTTAAAGTAATCGCCAACCCGATCAGCGCGAACAATCGGAGCAAATGGTCGAAATGACTCCCGGTATTTGATCTTCAGGTTCATTACTGACTGCATTTTAGTATTGCGTGGATCACCGATAATGGATCGTGAACCAAGTGCTCGAGGTCCGAACTCCATACGGCCCTGCATCCAACCTATAACATTCCCGTCATCAAGAATCTCTGCCAGCTGTGTCATCAATGAGTTTTCATCCAAGCGCTGGTATGATGCATTCACTGATTTCAGGTAGGCCTCAATCTCATCATCGGAGTAACGGCACCCCAGGTAGGAACCCTTCATGCTGTCTTCGGGGTTGGCCGTGCGAGGGTTATCAAGATACTCATACCAGACCGACAATGCAGCCCCAAGAGCACCACCGGCATCACCTGCTGCTGGCTGAATCCAGATATCATCAAACACACCAGAACGTAACAATTCACCATTACTCACGCAGTTTAGTGCCACTCCACCTGCCAGACAGAGATAATCGGTCCCCAGCTCTTTTTTAACGGTTTTACCCAGACGGAGAACAATCTCTTCGGTCACTTTCTGGATGGAAGCGGCAATATCCATCTCACGCTGCCCCAGATCAGTTTCAGATTTTCTAGCAGGACCATCGAACAACGCATCAAATTTACTGTTTGTCATGGTAAGACCTGTGGCATAATTGAAATAAGACATATCCAACCGGAACGTACCGTCCTCTTTCAGATCCATGAGGTTATCCAGAATCAGGTCGACATAAACAGGTTGACCGTAAGGGGCCAGCCCCATCAGTTTGTATTCACCAGAATTGACCTTGAAGCCGGTGTAATAAGTAAACGCCGAATAAAGCAGACCCAGCGAATGCGGAAAGTCCATCTCCCACTGCGGCGTCAATGTATTACCATCACCGAGCCAAACAGAACTGGATGCCCACTCCCCAACACCATCCAGACACATCACAGCCGCTTTTTGGAAAGGGCTCGGAAAAAATGCCGAGGCCGCATGAGACTGATGATGTTCAGTAAACAGCAGTTGAGGTAGATCACTTGTTTTACATTCGCCCAGAGCAGCTAGCTCTTTTTTCAATACCGATTTGAGATATAGCTTTTCCTTTAACCAGACAGGCATGGCGGAGAGGAATGAGCGGAAGCCACTGGGAGCATAAGCTAGGTAGGTTTCCAGAAGGCGTTCAAATTTAACCAGCGGCTTGTCATAAAATACAACATGATCAACATCGGTCAGGGTAATCCCGGCCTCATCCAGGCAGTAGGAAATGGCATGAGAGGGAAAGCCCGCATCATGTTTTTTGCGCGTGAATCGTTCTTCCTGCACTGCGGCGACGATATCCCCATCGCATACCAATGCGGCAGCACTATCATGGTAAAAAGCAGAGATTCCCAAAATAACCATTTGACTTAACACCTTCCAAAAAAACTTATGTTACTATCAAATCATACTGAATCATGACAACGATCATATGATTTTTTTTATGTTTGTTTTCATTACATATCAATCTGTTCAAATCATCTCATATACTGTCAAAATAATACACCGTTCTCATAAAGTCATACGCGCAATATTAGTGAAGGGTTTTACTCCACACCTTTCATTGGATTGGCAATCCAAGAGATGCTCAATGCCACACAATAGGTAGACTCTAAAAGTCGAAATAAATAAACTCCTGTGAACTGCCCGTTGAAGCTGCGACCACAATAAGCCAAAAGAATACGATTGTTACGGTAAGAAATAGTTTGTTCATTTTTCTATATGCCAATCGAACATACGCCTGCGTATCATAACGATGCAGCAATACAAAGACCCCGATCAGGAGTAATTCAAAAGCATAATCTGAAAAAAATGATGGAGCATCAACCACAGAAAATAGCGACCCACTGATTATAGTCATTGCCCCTTCAGCATCTTCAGCCCTAAAAAAGACCCAGGCAAAAAGAATGAATGCCAATGTTAGTATTCGTTTGATTGTTTTCGGGGTGTAGTTCGAAAGCTTCTGAGTTAATGGGAAAAATCCTATAGCATGGTTAATGGCAATGGCAACACCATGTAGTGCACCCCAGATAATGAAGGTCCAATTTGCTCCATGCCAAAGCCCGCCCAAAATCATGGTAACAAGGATGTTTGTTAAATGACGAGGCTTTGAACATCGGCTACCACCAAGAGGTATATATAAATAATCACGTAACCATCTAGATAAGGTCATATGCCAACGTTGCCAGAAGTCCTGAAGATTAATCGCCATATAGGGTTGATTAAAATTCATTGGTAGCTTAATACCTAGGATCACAGCCAAACCAATTGCCATATCAGTGTAGCCACTAAAGTCGCAGTAAATTTGCATCGCAAAACCAACAATGGCTAGCCAGTACTCCAGAAGGGAATATCCCAACGGATTTGCGAAAATTGGATTTATACTGCTTGCAATACCATCTGCAAAAATAACTTTTTTTATCAAACCAACTGTAAAGATCGTCACGCCCAGACCTATAGAGGAAATCTTTTTTTGGTGACCTCGAATCAACTGAGGAATCAACTCTGCTGGTCGAAGAATAGGACCAGCGATTAGTTGAGGGAAAA encodes:
- a CDS encoding carbamoyltransferase — translated: MVILGISAFYHDSAAALVCDGDIVAAVQEERFTRKKHDAGFPSHAISYCLDEAGITLTDVDHVVFYDKPLVKFERLLETYLAYAPSGFRSFLSAMPVWLKEKLYLKSVLKKELAALGECKTSDLPQLLFTEHHQSHAASAFFPSPFQKAAVMCLDGVGEWASSSVWLGDGNTLTPQWEMDFPHSLGLLYSAFTYYTGFKVNSGEYKLMGLAPYGQPVYVDLILDNLMDLKEDGTFRLDMSYFNYATGLTMTNSKFDALFDGPARKSETDLGQREMDIAASIQKVTEEIVLRLGKTVKKELGTDYLCLAGGVALNCVSNGELLRSGVFDDIWIQPAAGDAGGALGAALSVWYEYLDNPRTANPEDSMKGSYLGCRYSDDEIEAYLKSVNASYQRLDENSLMTQLAEILDDGNVIGWMQGRMEFGPRALGSRSIIGDPRNTKMQSVMNLKIKYRESFRPFAPIVRADRVGDYFKHDGKSPYMLIVAPVRDEIRLPMTDEQKNLFGIEQLNVPRSELPAITHVDYSARLQTVHEETNPQLHQLLNEFDKRTGCAVLVNTSFNVRGEPIVNTPEDAYRCFMRTEMDYLVIENYLLAKPDQPEWENSDDWKDEFELD
- a CDS encoding MBOAT family protein, with translation MLFSSIEFLMFFAVYFIIFRLLPSRFLITLIIIGSLIFYGWWNPLLIWVPAVLCTIAFFGTNWMEKTPDGRAKKFRLVSVILVLFIPLVVFKYTNFVFNEMMAPIFALDDVDLKFVLPLGISFITFTMISYVSDVYSKRFPIEKKYTELVAYTLFFPQLIAGPILRPAELIPQLIRGHQKKISSIGLGVTIFTVGLIKKVIFADGIASSINPIFANPLGYSLLEYWLAIVGFAMQIYCDFSGYTDMAIGLAVILGIKLPMNFNQPYMAINLQDFWQRWHMTLSRWLRDYLYIPLGGSRCSKPRHLTNILVTMILGGLWHGANWTFIIWGALHGVAIAINHAIGFFPLTQKLSNYTPKTIKRILTLAFILFAWVFFRAEDAEGAMTIISGSLFSVVDAPSFFSDYAFELLLIGVFVLLHRYDTQAYVRLAYRKMNKLFLTVTIVFFWLIVVAASTGSSQEFIYFDF